From Cytophagales bacterium, the proteins below share one genomic window:
- a CDS encoding condensation domain-containing protein: MESNITRRPDQSGYPLSHQQVRFTANYTPEMLNKHVLPYSRDFNHAIDPGLLNQAYQHLLATERYFRITLKFEKGQGEITIKDKANDEIQYVDFSTLGNQAESQSDIYCQENELPILLDRAPLCRMHLIKIASNRFRIFIVFHHFVSDTESCHLFLTKLSEVYRSLKQQKELNDHSDSIDYLDYILWQKSVPPEGRDGKQAAYWREKLSKSIIPELLIDSEDVSHVEDRRRKSLFVRLDSELSFQMADYCKKQGILPVTFFLGVYFLSLREWTGADDIPVITVYKGRQESPLLKSVLGLFINLVILKHRFDQDLTFVKFFRKVQKELMMVHKNQGYPHYLVGRNLAAHTDFAFNFLNERGFDDLDKQPMPRKEWEYDNKRGELFLFSLIVHLSHNIRLEFQYPPFKFEKDTITHMIRGVEETIRMVCTQDCDQEKEPMREVAV; encoded by the coding sequence ATGGAATCCAATATTACCAGAAGACCTGACCAGTCAGGTTATCCTCTTTCACATCAACAAGTTCGCTTTACCGCTAACTATACTCCTGAGATGTTGAATAAGCATGTATTGCCATATTCAAGGGACTTCAATCATGCAATTGACCCGGGTTTACTGAATCAGGCTTATCAGCATCTCTTAGCTACGGAAAGATATTTCAGGATTACATTGAAATTCGAAAAAGGTCAAGGTGAGATTACCATCAAGGATAAGGCTAACGACGAAATTCAGTATGTGGACTTTAGCACACTAGGTAATCAGGCTGAATCTCAATCGGATATCTATTGTCAGGAAAATGAGTTGCCGATTCTTTTAGACCGTGCTCCGTTATGTAGGATGCATTTGATCAAGATAGCTTCAAACAGGTTTCGGATTTTTATTGTCTTTCATCATTTTGTCTCAGATACCGAATCATGCCATTTATTTCTGACAAAGTTGAGTGAAGTTTACAGATCATTGAAGCAGCAGAAAGAGCTTAATGATCACTCAGATTCAATTGATTATCTGGATTACATTCTTTGGCAAAAGTCGGTACCTCCTGAGGGGAGAGATGGAAAGCAAGCTGCCTATTGGAGGGAAAAGTTGTCCAAAAGTATCATCCCTGAATTGCTAATTGATTCAGAAGATGTATCTCATGTAGAGGACAGAAGGAGGAAATCCTTATTCGTGAGGCTAGATTCAGAACTTTCTTTCCAGATGGCAGACTATTGCAAAAAACAGGGTATCCTTCCTGTGACCTTTTTCCTGGGAGTTTATTTTTTGTCGCTTAGGGAGTGGACAGGGGCCGATGATATTCCGGTAATAACGGTGTATAAGGGACGACAGGAATCTCCTTTATTGAAGTCCGTACTGGGCTTATTTATCAACCTTGTGATTTTGAAACATCGATTTGATCAGGACCTGACATTCGTAAAATTCTTTCGGAAAGTGCAAAAAGAGTTGATGATGGTGCACAAAAACCAGGGCTATCCGCACTATCTGGTTGGTCGTAATTTGGCTGCACATACTGATTTTGCTTTTAACTTCTTGAATGAAAGAGGTTTTGATGATCTGGACAAACAACCAATGCCAAGAAAGGAATGGGAGTATGATAACAAACGTGGGGAGCTCTTTTTGTTCTCATTGATTGTTCACTTAAGTCATAATATTCGGCTAGAATTCCAGTATCCGCCTTTCAAGTTTGAAAAAGATACAATTACTCATATGATCCGAGGGGTGGAAGAAACTATAAGGATGGTATGCACACAGGATTGTGATCAAGAAAAAGAGCCAATGCGGGAAGTTGCTGTCTAA
- the acpS gene encoding holo-ACP synthase — protein sequence MTLSIGVDIEEIATIERLWNEHGDKFLNKVFTDQERSYCLDKPSPLPHLAARYATKEATMKALKTGWNDGIQWKHIEVVKEAPEGFPALKLHKKAQEAFDTRGFSALDISFSHSENYVVATVLFS from the coding sequence ATGACCCTTTCCATCGGAGTAGATATCGAAGAAATAGCCACCATTGAGCGCCTGTGGAATGAACATGGCGATAAGTTCCTTAACAAAGTTTTCACCGATCAGGAACGATCTTATTGTTTGGACAAACCCTCACCACTTCCACATCTTGCTGCCAGGTATGCGACGAAAGAAGCCACTATGAAAGCTTTAAAAACAGGTTGGAACGACGGCATTCAATGGAAACACATTGAAGTCGTCAAAGAAGCTCCTGAAGGATTCCCTGCTCTAAAACTTCATAAAAAAGCGCAAGAGGCATTCGATACCCGAGGATTTTCAGCCCTGGATATATCTTTCAGTCATTCAGAAAATTATGTAGTAGCTACCGTCCTTTTTTCATAA
- a CDS encoding cupin domain-containing protein, with translation MWYNSNEVEVSDAWNQIDEKSSGYQKIHVEKDLLSMEDIVSIKSALVRVLRKIEKLQAYSDGFRLWVSEERKDFNYIRKLMSKSCSNLDAGLEGWAERGFGDDPFCLILNYAERFDNYFASFFSNILKPVIDKYGLPVNGLHTTTFIGNYGYTPIGIHMDTANAYVFSFHLGPNYKVMHTWDTKVYESMDPKVNETQVNRFLPFSKKHVLGPGDMYFMPWGVYHLGETQQLSISVTVWFDNHPSKKVTLSLMDDYLENVLADNHVVPEDQVKEHNIKDKFNQMLKSLQLNDHKSSIEDLLWCAFEQRVKKNFSNGGWSRKPVSLSNEKEKSEIFLSKKTRIQLIRPFYLTYTVSGSTMVLYARSFEINMIYSEQLLDLIHRLNTYEVLSGADIQEILIDLPGKVVNYFLSVLNNARTIELIQ, from the coding sequence ATGTGGTACAATAGTAATGAAGTCGAAGTTTCCGATGCCTGGAATCAGATTGATGAAAAGAGTTCAGGTTATCAAAAAATCCATGTAGAAAAAGATCTTTTAAGCATGGAAGATATTGTCTCGATCAAGTCTGCTTTGGTTCGGGTATTGAGGAAGATTGAGAAACTACAAGCGTACAGTGATGGATTTAGGCTTTGGGTTTCGGAAGAAAGAAAGGACTTCAACTACATCCGAAAACTGATGAGCAAATCTTGTTCGAACCTGGATGCAGGGCTGGAAGGATGGGCAGAGCGAGGTTTTGGCGATGATCCATTTTGCCTGATCTTGAATTATGCAGAACGATTTGATAACTATTTCGCATCATTCTTTTCCAACATATTAAAACCCGTAATCGATAAATATGGCTTGCCGGTAAACGGACTGCATACTACGACATTCATTGGAAACTATGGTTACACGCCTATTGGCATCCATATGGATACAGCCAATGCTTATGTGTTCAGTTTTCACCTTGGACCGAATTATAAGGTAATGCATACCTGGGATACGAAAGTTTATGAAAGCATGGATCCCAAGGTCAATGAAACTCAGGTAAATCGGTTTTTGCCCTTTTCAAAGAAGCATGTATTAGGACCAGGAGACATGTATTTCATGCCCTGGGGTGTTTATCACCTTGGTGAAACACAACAATTATCTATCAGTGTAACAGTTTGGTTTGACAACCACCCTTCCAAGAAGGTCACGCTATCATTAATGGACGATTACCTTGAAAATGTACTTGCAGACAATCATGTGGTTCCGGAAGATCAGGTTAAAGAACACAACATAAAAGATAAGTTTAATCAGATGCTGAAAAGCTTACAATTAAACGACCATAAGTCTTCTATTGAAGACCTTCTTTGGTGTGCATTTGAGCAGCGAGTGAAGAAAAATTTTAGCAACGGAGGTTGGAGTCGAAAGCCTGTTTCTTTAAGCAATGAGAAAGAGAAGTCAGAGATTTTCCTTAGCAAAAAGACAAGAATACAATTGATTAGGCCCTTTTACCTGACTTACACTGTGTCAGGAAGTACAATGGTTCTATATGCCCGAAGCTTCGAGATCAATATGATTTATTCGGAGCAGCTACTGGATCTGATTCATAGACTGAATACATACGAGGTATTGAGTGGAGCTGACATCCAGGAGATTCTTATTGATTTACCTGGGAAAGTAGTGAATTATTTCCTGAGTGTACTCAATAACGCAAGAACAATCGAGCTGATCCAATAA
- a CDS encoding ABC transporter ATP-binding protein gives MKDQIILTFLRYLKPYTWKLVLTLGLISLASFGTLASPYILKVIIDDLFPAGDYEGLLNILGVLIIVNVLRILIEIISDYLRDWIGGRVILDIRKDLFSHVLRLPMSFFNTTQKGDIIQRLGHEVDIIERALTSSAIRFVYNILTIIGLGVALSMLNFKLFLLSITVIPIIYLTIRFFQIRIQKAAEVLREKEGSFIAFMLERLENIELVKGLNRQSYEVNNLTKRSYTIIGFSLKETLLASGNAGIITFLISLAPIIVFSWGGKGVMTGAMSVGALVAFLQYLNRLFSPFRDLMRLYVELIQAKSYMKRVFSYFSLPTVEPVNAMSGPLDLKEHILFNKVNFSYNGESLIRDFDFRFEKGKNYVLVGKSGAGKSTLMKLLGRYYTPTRGSIYLDEADLESMDSFQIRSTLYYTGQNHQFFNHSIVENIKYGNLNSSEKQAKEASKLVGIDGDIMKLPHGYYTPMGDQGVRLSGGQKQLIAIARSLLTDRQVLIFDEATAALDSLKEEKLWKAILNNYQEKTILAISHRLSTILKFDTILCLHDGKVVECGSHDHLISNKNYYYELMKDQLVYA, from the coding sequence ATGAAGGACCAAATTATCCTAACCTTTTTAAGGTATTTAAAACCCTACACCTGGAAACTAGTCTTGACGTTGGGGTTGATATCTTTGGCCAGTTTCGGGACATTGGCCTCACCTTACATCCTAAAGGTAATTATCGACGATTTATTTCCGGCGGGAGATTACGAGGGCCTGTTGAATATTCTGGGGGTGCTTATCATCGTCAATGTCTTACGCATCCTTATCGAAATCATTTCTGATTACCTGCGCGATTGGATTGGTGGAAGAGTCATTTTGGATATCAGGAAAGACCTGTTTTCACATGTCTTACGACTCCCAATGAGCTTTTTTAATACAACTCAGAAAGGTGATATCATACAAAGGTTAGGCCACGAGGTAGATATCATAGAACGCGCTTTGACCAGCAGTGCCATACGATTTGTATATAATATCCTGACAATTATTGGATTAGGTGTGGCTCTTTCTATGCTGAATTTCAAGCTCTTTCTTTTATCGATTACTGTTATTCCCATTATTTATCTGACCATACGATTCTTTCAGATTCGTATACAAAAGGCAGCAGAGGTGCTACGGGAGAAGGAGGGGAGCTTTATCGCTTTCATGTTAGAGAGGCTCGAGAACATAGAGCTTGTTAAAGGTTTGAACCGGCAGAGTTACGAAGTGAATAATCTTACCAAACGCAGTTATACGATTATCGGTTTTAGTTTGAAAGAAACATTGCTGGCCTCTGGTAATGCAGGGATCATCACTTTCCTAATATCTCTGGCCCCAATCATTGTTTTTAGTTGGGGAGGCAAAGGAGTGATGACCGGAGCAATGAGCGTAGGAGCTTTGGTAGCATTTCTGCAATATCTGAACCGCCTGTTTTCTCCTTTCAGGGATTTAATGAGGCTCTATGTAGAATTGATACAGGCCAAATCCTACATGAAGCGGGTTTTTAGCTATTTCAGCTTGCCTACAGTTGAACCTGTCAACGCTATGAGCGGTCCTCTCGATTTGAAGGAGCACATCTTATTCAACAAAGTCAACTTCTCCTATAATGGAGAATCCTTGATCAGGGATTTCGATTTTCGATTCGAAAAAGGTAAAAATTATGTCCTGGTAGGTAAAAGTGGTGCGGGGAAAAGTACTTTAATGAAACTACTGGGTAGGTACTATACGCCTACGAGAGGATCGATCTATCTGGATGAAGCGGATCTTGAAAGCATGGATTCTTTTCAAATAAGATCTACACTTTATTATACCGGACAAAATCATCAGTTTTTCAACCATTCGATTGTAGAAAATATCAAATACGGAAACCTTAATTCCAGTGAGAAGCAAGCGAAGGAAGCTTCAAAATTGGTTGGAATTGATGGAGATATCATGAAACTGCCCCATGGCTATTATACCCCCATGGGGGACCAGGGAGTACGCTTGTCAGGAGGTCAGAAACAGTTGATAGCCATTGCGCGATCCTTATTAACTGATAGGCAAGTGCTGATTTTTGATGAAGCTACTGCGGCTCTTGATTCTCTGAAAGAAGAGAAATTATGGAAGGCCATCCTGAATAACTATCAGGAGAAGACAATTTTGGCGATAAGTCATCGCCTGAGTACGATCTTGAAGTTCGATACGATACTATGCCTACACGATGGGAAAGTAGTAGAGTGTGGAAGTCATGATCACCTTATTTCAAACAAGAATTATTACTATGAGTTGATGAAAGATCAACTCGTTTACGCTTAA
- a CDS encoding condensation domain-containing protein produces MLSPKENAILAVLRAKDLGTSLIAELRLNATKADKACLERSFRIFMTKWEILRSSYIWKKDGYHRKIRSAEQFPLEHVLLSNSESIDGFVEQAKREIDLMNGVVKGYLLSSGDQDYLMILMHHLVYDTPSLDIIRQEINTIYKSLNKEEDTQQDVISLETRYYPYFEQWHRKNIRSVQYWKQRLENENWKVSFNQDTPDKSETDRGYACSTFIPIDVENARKEMQAYSLHLAVIAAMLATTSECSANEQCLVRSVFNLRHLTKEDLIGPLFSEVYMLIPIRQDRAFKDWIKLLRQEYFKASRRIIYDETELDAEEIVSRSVWISHNRLDESFEGKCNTEVSEDWTRSPIIIYAYEYNNGLLLHYCASQRQMTKKTLLAFQQKCNELLFEQLSSIKALELIG; encoded by the coding sequence ATGTTGTCACCTAAGGAAAATGCCATTTTAGCCGTTCTTAGAGCGAAAGACCTGGGTACATCCCTGATCGCTGAGCTAAGGCTCAATGCCACAAAAGCCGATAAAGCATGTTTAGAACGGAGTTTTCGTATATTCATGACAAAGTGGGAAATATTAAGGAGCAGCTACATATGGAAGAAAGACGGTTACCACAGAAAGATCAGATCTGCTGAACAATTTCCTTTAGAGCACGTCCTTTTATCAAACAGTGAATCCATTGATGGTTTTGTAGAACAGGCCAAGCGAGAGATTGATCTTATGAATGGTGTGGTGAAGGGTTATCTGCTGTCTTCAGGAGATCAGGATTATCTCATGATCCTCATGCATCACCTGGTTTACGATACGCCTTCGCTTGACATAATACGACAGGAGATAAACACCATCTATAAATCACTCAATAAAGAAGAAGATACGCAACAGGATGTGATAAGTCTTGAAACGCGTTATTATCCGTATTTTGAGCAATGGCACCGTAAAAACATACGATCTGTTCAGTATTGGAAACAACGTCTGGAAAATGAAAATTGGAAAGTTTCCTTTAATCAGGATACGCCGGACAAATCTGAGACAGATCGAGGATATGCGTGCAGTACATTTATTCCAATCGATGTGGAAAACGCCAGAAAAGAGATGCAAGCTTATTCACTGCATTTAGCTGTTATTGCAGCTATGTTGGCGACCACCTCTGAATGCTCGGCCAATGAGCAATGTCTGGTTCGGTCGGTATTTAACTTGAGACATCTTACGAAAGAGGATTTGATTGGCCCACTGTTCAGTGAGGTATATATGCTGATCCCTATACGGCAAGATAGAGCGTTTAAAGATTGGATAAAGTTACTGCGACAGGAATATTTTAAAGCGTCTCGCAGGATCATATACGATGAGACTGAACTAGATGCTGAGGAGATTGTGAGTCGTTCGGTTTGGATTTCGCACAACCGCCTGGATGAGTCCTTTGAAGGTAAGTGCAATACTGAGGTGTCAGAGGACTGGACACGTTCGCCAATTATCATTTACGCCTACGAATATAATAACGGGCTATTGTTGCACTATTGCGCCAGTCAACGTCAAATGACTAAAAAGACACTACTTGCGTTTCAACAAAAGTGTAATGAACTGCTCTTCGAGCAACTAAGTTCGATCAAGGCATTAGAACTGATTGGATAG
- a CDS encoding trehalose-6-phosphate synthase: MRQKTIIVSNRLPVTIEQHKNEFEVQASNGGLISALGSIYPGEDSIWIGWNGIVADEDNKEQLNEIAADLSEQNLVPVSLTEDQVEGFYNGFTNSVIWPVFHDQLSRVSARDSYWDTYLEVNAIFSDIVAEYASPEDVIWIHDIQLMLVPGMLRSRGLMNKIGFFSHIPFPKVETAIRMPGITALLDSLQSADLVGFYLDEYIRNFKDTIAYFNPLYDATADENSSNEFSVKAFPMGIDFDKYFELSRTDVVRRKASQLRGEFDVEKVIGCVCRLDYTKGIPNLLLAYEALLSRHQNLRTKVKLVLLLVPSREDVVAYQDIRKEIFAKVEQVNADFGSSGWEPVKLWYKSVNDQVLSSIYRSCDVMVIPSLSDGMNVVCKEYVASRKEKGVLVLSRWAGASQELNIGALIIDPFNITELGDAIWRGLKMTVNEQNRRMGMMRRRLISNNVNTWRRNFLTALEERKELKSVK, translated from the coding sequence ATGAGACAAAAAACAATTATAGTTTCTAACCGTTTGCCTGTGACGATTGAGCAGCACAAAAATGAATTTGAGGTACAGGCAAGTAACGGGGGGCTCATCAGCGCACTGGGATCCATCTACCCGGGAGAAGATAGCATTTGGATCGGCTGGAACGGAATAGTTGCCGATGAAGACAATAAAGAACAGTTAAATGAAATTGCAGCTGATCTTTCTGAGCAAAACTTGGTACCCGTATCACTTACAGAAGATCAGGTGGAGGGCTTTTATAATGGTTTTACCAATTCCGTGATCTGGCCTGTTTTCCATGATCAGTTATCCAGGGTATCAGCACGTGATAGTTACTGGGACACATATCTGGAAGTAAATGCGATCTTTTCTGATATAGTCGCGGAATATGCGTCCCCTGAAGATGTGATATGGATCCATGATATACAGTTGATGCTTGTTCCAGGTATGTTGAGAAGCCGAGGGTTGATGAATAAAATTGGGTTTTTCAGCCACATTCCTTTTCCTAAAGTAGAAACTGCGATACGAATGCCTGGCATTACCGCTTTGCTTGATTCCCTACAAAGTGCAGATCTAGTTGGCTTCTATTTAGATGAGTATATCCGAAATTTTAAGGACACAATAGCCTACTTTAATCCCCTCTATGATGCTACTGCAGATGAAAACAGCTCTAATGAATTTAGCGTTAAGGCTTTTCCAATGGGCATTGACTTTGATAAATACTTCGAATTATCCAGGACAGATGTTGTTAGACGTAAAGCCAGCCAGTTGCGAGGAGAATTTGATGTCGAAAAAGTGATCGGTTGCGTTTGCAGATTGGACTATACGAAGGGTATTCCCAATTTACTATTAGCTTATGAGGCATTGCTGTCGCGGCACCAAAATTTAAGGACCAAAGTGAAATTGGTGCTTTTATTGGTCCCTTCTCGCGAAGATGTAGTGGCGTATCAGGACATCCGAAAAGAAATATTTGCAAAAGTAGAACAAGTCAATGCTGATTTCGGTAGTTCAGGGTGGGAGCCAGTGAAGCTCTGGTATAAATCAGTAAATGATCAGGTACTTTCCAGTATATACAGATCCTGTGATGTAATGGTTATCCCTTCTCTGAGTGATGGCATGAATGTCGTGTGCAAAGAGTACGTGGCCAGTAGGAAAGAAAAAGGTGTTTTGGTATTGAGTAGATGGGCGGGAGCAAGTCAGGAGCTGAATATCGGAGCTTTGATCATTGATCCCTTTAATATAACCGAATTAGGGGATGCGATTTGGCGTGGATTGAAGATGACAGTGAACGAACAGAATCGACGGATGGGAATGATGCGAAGAAGACTTATTTCCAATAATGTGAATACATGGAGACGGAATTTTCTAACGGCTCTTGAAGAAAGAAAGGAATTGAAGTCAGTTAAGTGA
- a CDS encoding glycosyltransferase: MSVSLIIPTYNRDALLRTTLQSVVEQNLSDLTLEVIVADDGSSDRTKEVIAEYKERLELNYLFQENRGFRVASARNMAIKEAKNELCVFIDAGMVIAPDFVKSHYQAHQGSPEAITTIGYMYGTEPDDLYFREQLKAQFFDLVKGTAKETFELFRTSGQFYDAREQDYQSCQDELNGLPAPWVLYWTCNVAARRELLLELGGFDTNYDGCWGMEDVDLGYHMYSKGVGFKLVRGAEGLHIPHKKNPKEREVQEMRNKQYFYEKFPAYETELLLHCGTHELNDKLVTNTSTVPI; this comes from the coding sequence ATGAGTGTTAGTTTAATCATACCTACCTACAATCGAGATGCTCTTTTGCGAACTACACTTCAAAGTGTAGTCGAACAAAACCTAAGTGATTTAACCTTGGAAGTGATTGTAGCCGATGATGGTTCCAGTGATCGTACGAAAGAAGTGATTGCCGAATATAAAGAAAGACTGGAGCTGAATTACCTGTTTCAGGAGAATAGGGGATTTCGTGTAGCCTCTGCGAGGAATATGGCGATAAAGGAGGCAAAAAATGAATTATGTGTTTTTATCGATGCAGGGATGGTCATTGCCCCTGATTTTGTGAAAAGTCATTACCAGGCGCATCAGGGATCACCCGAGGCCATAACGACGATAGGTTATATGTATGGGACAGAGCCGGATGATCTATATTTTCGAGAACAATTGAAAGCGCAGTTTTTCGATCTGGTCAAAGGGACCGCTAAAGAGACATTTGAACTCTTTAGAACGTCAGGACAGTTCTATGATGCTCGGGAACAGGATTATCAGTCCTGCCAGGATGAATTAAATGGTTTGCCAGCCCCCTGGGTACTCTATTGGACTTGTAATGTGGCTGCCAGAAGAGAGTTGTTGCTGGAGTTGGGCGGATTTGATACAAATTATGATGGTTGCTGGGGCATGGAGGATGTGGACCTGGGCTATCATATGTATTCCAAAGGGGTAGGATTTAAGCTGGTTCGGGGTGCCGAGGGTTTACATATTCCTCATAAGAAAAACCCGAAAGAGAGAGAAGTCCAGGAGATGAGAAATAAGCAATACTTCTATGAAAAATTTCCTGCATATGAAACGGAGCTATTACTCCATTGTGGTACACACGAATTAAACGATAAACTGGTGACAAATACGTCAACAGTTCCGATTTAG
- a CDS encoding NAD(P)-binding domain-containing protein, producing MTKKKVIIMGAGPGGVQLAYFLEKMKVDYLVLERNDKAGSFFSKFPIQRRLISINKVYTGSDDPEVNMRFDWNSLLSDKGDVKFKDYSKEYFPDPDHLVNYLNDYVKTHDLNVNYNSCINEIKKTDETFEIVTQDAIYQSEYLVVATGLSKPNIPEIENIDISKNYEDIDNPEIYANRRVLIIGKGNSALETAESLTPYASLIHCLSPSPIKMAWQSHYVGNLRAINNNFLDTYQLKSQNGIINGQIKKIEKQGSKILVEIGYANANGEVETIEYDDIITCAGFRFDNSIFHFDSRPEMTINNKFPLQTSSWESKNVDNLFFAGTLTHMRDYKKSTSGFIHGFRYNSKCLSQILINKLNNSFSWETDGSETLDSTALSRKIIINVNRAASIWQQFGFISHVVCLNIETNSFEYFYDVPVDYLHDNTNLFATHFMVITLEYGNEVFENADNIFAVQRVHKDDVDNADKSAFLHPVIREYRDGALLSSHHIIEDFESNWSEEAVHFNPLQKHINARLEEAGKMIEML from the coding sequence ATGACTAAAAAGAAGGTTATTATCATGGGGGCGGGTCCAGGAGGAGTACAACTGGCTTATTTCCTGGAAAAAATGAAGGTGGACTATCTGGTGTTAGAAAGAAACGATAAAGCCGGATCTTTTTTTTCGAAATTTCCCATACAAAGAAGATTGATTTCAATTAACAAAGTTTACACAGGGTCAGATGACCCGGAGGTAAACATGAGATTTGATTGGAATTCACTATTGTCAGATAAAGGCGATGTTAAATTCAAAGATTATTCGAAAGAATATTTCCCAGACCCGGACCATCTAGTCAATTATTTGAATGACTATGTCAAAACACATGACCTGAACGTGAATTATAACAGTTGCATCAATGAAATTAAGAAGACTGATGAAACATTTGAGATCGTAACCCAGGATGCTATTTACCAGTCGGAGTATCTGGTGGTTGCAACTGGCTTGAGTAAGCCCAATATCCCTGAAATAGAGAACATTGATATTAGCAAAAACTATGAAGATATAGACAATCCCGAGATCTATGCCAACAGGCGAGTGCTTATCATCGGGAAAGGAAATTCTGCCCTGGAGACTGCTGAAAGTCTAACTCCTTATGCCTCACTAATTCATTGCCTTAGCCCAAGTCCAATAAAAATGGCCTGGCAATCACATTATGTTGGAAACCTCAGGGCAATAAATAATAACTTTCTTGACACCTACCAACTCAAGTCTCAAAATGGGATCATTAACGGTCAGATTAAAAAAATTGAAAAGCAAGGTTCCAAAATATTAGTTGAAATTGGATATGCGAATGCAAATGGTGAAGTAGAAACCATAGAATATGATGACATCATCACCTGCGCAGGTTTTAGGTTTGATAATTCTATTTTTCATTTTGATTCTCGACCAGAGATGACCATCAATAATAAGTTCCCCTTGCAGACTTCTTCATGGGAATCTAAGAACGTTGATAATTTGTTTTTTGCCGGTACGTTGACACACATGCGGGATTATAAAAAATCCACATCCGGATTCATCCACGGTTTTCGATACAACAGTAAATGCCTTTCTCAAATTCTCATAAATAAACTCAATAATAGCTTTTCGTGGGAAACAGATGGAAGTGAGACATTGGATAGCACAGCACTTTCCAGAAAGATCATTATCAATGTGAATAGGGCCGCAAGTATTTGGCAACAATTTGGGTTTATTTCACATGTTGTGTGTCTGAATATAGAGACAAATTCATTTGAATATTTTTATGACGTGCCAGTTGACTACCTCCATGACAATACCAATTTGTTTGCTACTCATTTCATGGTAATCACGCTTGAATATGGCAATGAAGTCTTTGAAAATGCTGACAATATTTTTGCAGTGCAACGAGTTCATAAAGATGACGTTGACAATGCGGATAAAAGTGCCTTCTTGCATCCGGTTATTCGCGAATACAGGGATGGAGCATTATTATCGTCACATCACATTATAGAAGATTTTGAGAGTAACTGGAGTGAGGAAGCTGTGCATTTCAATCCTCTTCAAAAACATATTAATGCTCGACTAGAAGAGGCTGGCAAAATGATTGAAATGTTATAA